One Bdellovibrio bacteriovorus str. Tiberius DNA segment encodes these proteins:
- a CDS encoding fascin domain-containing protein, which produces MKIKFILSAIVFVGMAAPAAQACNAPISCVIKTYLGNYVTAVGGGGRLTDVIHTDATKVGSWERFTLVDSCDGNSVINYGIKTATGNYLTAVGGGGRITDVIHSDATQLQAWEKFKLISLGYGAYAIQTISGHYLTAVGGGGRITDTIHSDATQIRNWEKFRVICN; this is translated from the coding sequence ATGAAAATAAAATTTATTCTATCCGCGATTGTATTTGTGGGCATGGCCGCTCCTGCCGCTCAGGCCTGCAATGCGCCCATTTCGTGTGTGATCAAAACCTATCTTGGCAACTACGTCACCGCTGTCGGCGGCGGAGGCCGGCTCACTGACGTCATTCACACGGATGCCACCAAGGTGGGCTCGTGGGAACGCTTCACTTTGGTGGATTCCTGCGACGGAAACTCAGTGATCAACTATGGAATTAAAACAGCGACCGGCAACTATCTGACAGCCGTTGGCGGTGGCGGACGCATCACCGATGTGATCCACTCTGATGCGACTCAACTGCAGGCTTGGGAAAAGTTCAAACTGATTTCGCTGGGCTATGGTGCTTATGCCATCCAGACCATCAGTGGTCACTACTTAACAGCCGTGGGTGGTGGCGGCCGGATCACTGACACTATCCACAGCGATGCGACTCAAATAAGAAATTGGGAGAAATTCAGAGTTATCTGCAACTGA
- a CDS encoding beta-sandwich domain-containing protein → MLLSRVLLFVLAGAQFSFAAPEAGNKPDLPKPPAPPSQPAPPPGETQYEGVGRIDQVTREKGGDLYRLDLIKTLPLVRIEAKSKLGRMKIYSVSLVTDKNEKVPVRQLMGVNVDEPMAPISSEIFQTKTGITAIEILTEAMGGEAALEIKAFSTKEAPRLALGSRIPAFSCKRNLDALLKDKLDPVQLWVGRAEAAAPGSVQEKFAGNQLRDQVKDFIATMNTGGTYTSTSYILTLMNFFVDQYNAVRGGGVSEPAYKGLLTGTYDMLIVSIQNELPCRKFPSADLIKMAMDFAKKHQSMAADARGRTLFATMMSKVRDYAPDQYRKELAAANMTFREADAEGTKYYKMYVGSKDGDFLKDTNKNMSAYAFMIAEQALKVEVKMMDIEQKYQLIVEYQAKYNSNNEFPQAVAMRYLNILSEETFGHPMFY, encoded by the coding sequence ATGTTACTGAGTAGAGTACTCTTGTTCGTTTTAGCAGGGGCGCAGTTCAGCTTTGCGGCACCCGAGGCGGGTAATAAGCCGGATCTTCCAAAACCACCGGCACCTCCGTCTCAGCCTGCACCTCCTCCAGGTGAGACTCAGTATGAGGGGGTGGGGCGTATTGATCAGGTAACACGTGAAAAAGGCGGGGATCTGTATCGTCTGGATCTGATCAAGACTTTGCCTTTGGTGCGTATCGAGGCGAAATCCAAGCTGGGTCGCATGAAAATCTATTCTGTGTCACTGGTGACGGACAAGAATGAAAAAGTTCCGGTGCGCCAGTTGATGGGAGTGAATGTCGATGAGCCGATGGCACCGATCAGTTCCGAGATCTTCCAGACCAAAACCGGCATCACGGCTATCGAGATCCTGACCGAGGCCATGGGCGGTGAGGCCGCTTTGGAAATCAAGGCGTTTTCCACCAAAGAAGCGCCACGATTGGCGTTGGGATCCCGCATTCCGGCGTTTTCCTGCAAGCGCAATCTTGATGCGCTCTTGAAAGACAAGCTGGATCCGGTGCAATTGTGGGTGGGACGCGCGGAAGCGGCAGCTCCGGGTTCTGTCCAGGAAAAATTCGCGGGCAATCAGTTGCGTGACCAGGTAAAGGACTTTATCGCGACCATGAACACCGGTGGCACATATACGTCGACGTCGTATATCCTGACGCTGATGAACTTCTTCGTGGATCAGTACAATGCGGTTCGTGGTGGTGGCGTGTCTGAACCTGCCTATAAGGGTCTTCTGACCGGAACCTACGACATGCTGATTGTTTCCATCCAAAATGAGTTGCCATGCAGAAAGTTCCCAAGTGCAGATCTGATCAAAATGGCGATGGATTTTGCGAAGAAGCACCAGTCCATGGCAGCAGATGCCCGCGGTCGTACACTGTTTGCGACAATGATGTCCAAAGTGCGTGACTATGCTCCGGATCAGTATCGCAAGGAATTGGCAGCGGCCAACATGACCTTCCGTGAAGCTGATGCTGAAGGTACCAAGTACTATAAAATGTACGTGGGCAGCAAAGACGGCGATTTCCTGAAAGACACCAACAAGAACATGAGCGCTTACGCGTTCATGATTGCCGAGCAGGCCTTGAAGGTGGAAGTTAAAATGATGGACATCGAGCAGAAGTATCAGCTGATCGTCGAGTATCAGGCGAAGTACAACTCGAACAACGAGTTCCCTCAGGCAGTGGCGATGCGCTATCTGAATATCCTGTCGGAAGAAACTTTTGGTCACCCAATGTTCTATTAA
- the pepT gene encoding peptidase T: MMQIQKQLVDRFFRYLAVSSQSDDNALALPSTPGQQKLAELLAQELKDLGLQNIVVDQNATVTAVKPGTKKGGPRIGFITHIDTVDVGLSPDIHPQILKFTGEDVCLNKKENIYLKVSEHPEIKPYQGQDIIFSDGTSVLGADNKAAVSVVMTLLANLRDDQQYGDIVVAFVPDEEIGLLGAKAMDLSRFEVDFAYTIDCCELGEVVYENFNAATADMTFTGVTAHPMSAKGVLVNPILMAQDFMALFDRAETPENTAGREGYIWFNGMTATQQEAKLTASIRDFDVNSFAKRKEKLAKATESIQAKYPTSQVQLKITDTYSNISSAIGEDRRAIDLIFAGLKEIGVEPKVIPMRGGTDGAALSAKGILTPNFFTGALNFHSKYEFLPIPSFVKSYELAEKICLLAAR, from the coding sequence ATGATGCAAATTCAAAAACAACTGGTCGATCGTTTCTTTCGTTACCTGGCAGTCAGCTCACAAAGTGATGACAATGCTTTGGCGTTGCCAAGCACTCCGGGACAACAGAAGCTCGCAGAGTTGTTGGCGCAGGAACTGAAAGATCTGGGACTGCAGAATATCGTGGTCGATCAGAATGCCACGGTGACGGCCGTGAAGCCGGGCACGAAAAAAGGTGGCCCGCGCATCGGCTTCATCACCCATATCGACACGGTGGATGTGGGTTTGAGCCCTGATATTCATCCGCAGATTCTGAAATTCACGGGCGAAGATGTCTGCCTGAACAAAAAAGAAAATATCTATTTGAAAGTGTCCGAGCATCCCGAGATCAAACCTTATCAAGGGCAGGATATTATCTTTAGCGACGGCACCAGTGTGCTGGGGGCCGACAATAAAGCTGCTGTCAGCGTGGTAATGACCTTGCTGGCGAACCTGCGTGATGATCAACAGTATGGCGACATCGTTGTGGCCTTTGTACCCGACGAAGAAATCGGCCTGTTGGGTGCCAAAGCCATGGATCTGTCCCGCTTTGAAGTGGATTTTGCCTACACCATTGACTGTTGCGAACTGGGCGAAGTGGTGTATGAAAACTTCAATGCGGCAACCGCCGACATGACGTTCACCGGCGTGACCGCGCATCCGATGTCCGCCAAAGGTGTTTTGGTAAATCCGATTTTGATGGCCCAGGATTTTATGGCGCTGTTTGATCGGGCAGAGACGCCGGAAAACACCGCCGGCCGCGAGGGTTACATCTGGTTTAACGGCATGACCGCCACCCAGCAGGAAGCCAAGCTGACAGCTTCGATTCGGGACTTTGATGTGAACTCTTTTGCAAAACGAAAAGAGAAGCTGGCAAAGGCCACGGAATCGATTCAAGCCAAGTATCCAACCTCCCAGGTGCAGCTTAAGATCACCGACACCTACAGCAATATCAGCTCCGCGATCGGCGAAGATCGCCGCGCGATTGACCTGATTTTTGCGGGTCTTAAAGAGATCGGCGTCGAGCCCAAGGTCATTCCCATGCGTGGGGGCACGGATGGAGCAGCTCTTTCTGCCAAGGGAATTTTGACTCCGAATTTCTTCACCGGTGCTTTAAACTTTCACTCCAAATACGAGTTCCTGCCCATTCCGTCGTTTGTGAAGTCCTATGAACTGGCCGAGAAAATCTGCCTGCTGGCGGCTCGCTGA
- a CDS encoding DUF4382 domain-containing protein translates to MKNMFLKTVSLGAMVVIAACSQKVSESPSDSSASGLGQSNAEKAVVSFNLTDAPNKDLKSVVVDIDHMEVVVAGAGKAGRLILAQGLGPVDLLTLQNGVTLPLQDVEAPAGIRIQQIRLVLKPSGHYAVKGDDSVCELKTPSAQKTGVKIILTNKVQFEAGHHYNIVVDFDALKSVVVQGNGGCLLKPVLKLKSAFKTPIVQPEPPVDNGGDTGSGGEDSGSGEEPSEPVVEEPVQPEQPAVGEETGSNEESGGESSEGEELVTEPEQNDPSDDGWDYTPIVDGEDYPVVTQDELGQLL, encoded by the coding sequence ATGAAAAATATGTTCTTAAAGACAGTAAGTCTTGGCGCGATGGTGGTGATCGCCGCTTGCAGTCAGAAAGTGTCAGAGTCCCCGTCGGACTCGTCAGCCTCAGGGCTGGGACAAAGCAATGCTGAAAAGGCTGTCGTCAGCTTCAACCTGACAGATGCGCCGAACAAGGACTTGAAATCCGTGGTGGTCGATATTGATCACATGGAGGTTGTGGTCGCCGGGGCAGGCAAAGCCGGAAGGCTTATTTTGGCCCAGGGGCTGGGGCCTGTGGATTTGCTGACTCTGCAAAACGGGGTGACCCTGCCTTTGCAGGATGTGGAAGCGCCAGCCGGGATTCGCATTCAGCAGATTCGCCTGGTTCTGAAACCATCCGGACACTATGCCGTGAAAGGTGACGATTCTGTCTGTGAATTGAAAACGCCCAGCGCCCAGAAAACGGGTGTGAAAATCATCCTGACTAACAAAGTGCAGTTCGAGGCTGGTCATCACTACAATATTGTGGTGGACTTCGATGCGCTTAAATCCGTAGTTGTGCAGGGAAATGGCGGCTGTCTGCTGAAGCCTGTTTTGAAACTGAAGTCGGCTTTCAAAACTCCGATCGTTCAACCCGAACCTCCAGTTGATAACGGTGGTGACACCGGTTCTGGTGGTGAAGACAGTGGCAGTGGTGAAGAGCCATCTGAGCCTGTTGTTGAAGAACCGGTGCAGCCTGAACAACCTGCAGTTGGAGAAGAAACCGGCAGCAATGAAGAATCCGGTGGTGAGTCATCTGAAGGTGAAGAGCTTGTCACTGAACCGGAGCAGAATGATCCTTCAGACGATGGTTGGGATTATACGCCAATTGTCGATGGTGAGGACTATCCTGTTGTGACCCAGGATGAACTGGGCCAGCTTCTGTAA
- a CDS encoding MutS family DNA mismatch repair protein: MTDTASIPGTLTKSLNNAQALHRKEQRLNLLLTRWQAKLQRHQSGRLVSGLLFFASLIPLSMNAEARVGFAVPAVVLLVFIYLVIRTRNIGRHLLHLQRLQQFVGRQKKRCQGQMSGRSWKQALDASAEYPLIRDLGLVGSHSLWTVLDETFSEGGLRRLLHWMSVAPLTPDLLQKRQQQIQALRPQSWFFTRLGIQANSNELNLSTLQIQEFLKNSFVGPQFVKLFVANLVLWVLTVLLLVFAVTTKTALPTILFAAFPLLSLFSLGSVGRAFMQGTGLSHHLSALAPLFLSIEKKCESSPALAQLCAQIYKVRPSRTSQKLDTVLGFVGTQTNPILHFILNAMLPWTVTSVFFLERLRQKMVKDFPQCVEELSEFEVLGSLLIFDKYQTQTYPVLNGAMNLQCKQVFHPLLDRNKAVANDFGFPHSKSLGLLTGSNMSGKSTFLRTMGINQILANMGAPVFADSYQTVPMKVETCIEVSDSLRDGYSYFYAEVRRLRDILQTAATNTPVLYLIDEIFRGTNNRERQIGSRAVIQTLANEKTSLGFISTHDLELTVLEQSSPSVMNLHFREDIDSSGKMVFHYHLNQGPCPTTNALRIMAAEGIKVDEV; this comes from the coding sequence ATGACAGACACAGCATCCATTCCCGGCACCCTGACCAAGTCTTTGAATAACGCCCAGGCCCTTCATCGGAAAGAGCAGCGTTTGAATCTGCTTCTGACAAGATGGCAGGCGAAACTGCAACGTCATCAAAGCGGGCGCCTGGTTTCTGGACTGCTGTTCTTTGCCAGCTTAATTCCATTGTCAATGAATGCCGAGGCTCGTGTCGGCTTTGCAGTTCCCGCAGTTGTTCTTTTGGTTTTCATTTATCTGGTGATTCGCACCCGCAATATCGGCCGCCATTTACTGCATTTACAAAGACTGCAACAGTTCGTGGGGCGCCAGAAAAAGCGCTGTCAGGGGCAAATGTCCGGGCGCAGTTGGAAGCAGGCGCTTGACGCTTCCGCGGAATATCCCCTGATTCGCGATCTGGGGTTGGTGGGGTCTCATTCCCTGTGGACGGTACTGGATGAAACTTTCTCGGAGGGTGGCTTGCGCCGCCTTTTGCACTGGATGAGTGTTGCGCCGTTAACTCCGGACTTATTGCAGAAAAGACAGCAGCAGATTCAGGCCCTGCGTCCGCAATCGTGGTTCTTTACCCGTCTGGGGATTCAGGCCAACTCCAACGAACTGAATCTTTCAACCCTGCAGATTCAGGAATTTTTGAAAAACTCTTTCGTGGGTCCCCAGTTTGTGAAACTGTTCGTGGCCAATCTTGTATTGTGGGTTCTGACGGTGTTGTTGCTGGTTTTTGCCGTGACCACCAAAACTGCCCTGCCGACGATTCTGTTTGCGGCATTCCCACTGCTAAGTTTGTTCAGCCTGGGGTCGGTGGGGCGTGCGTTCATGCAGGGAACGGGTCTTTCCCATCACCTGTCGGCCTTGGCGCCATTGTTTTTGTCCATTGAAAAGAAATGCGAAAGCAGCCCGGCTCTGGCACAGTTGTGCGCACAAATTTATAAAGTTCGCCCTTCACGAACTTCCCAAAAGCTCGATACTGTTCTGGGGTTCGTGGGAACGCAGACCAATCCGATTTTGCATTTCATTTTGAATGCGATGTTGCCGTGGACAGTGACCTCGGTTTTTTTCCTGGAACGCCTGCGCCAGAAAATGGTGAAGGACTTCCCGCAGTGTGTGGAAGAGCTTTCCGAGTTTGAAGTGCTGGGATCCCTGTTGATTTTTGATAAGTATCAGACACAAACTTATCCGGTCTTAAACGGAGCGATGAATCTGCAGTGCAAGCAGGTGTTCCATCCTCTTTTGGATCGCAACAAAGCTGTGGCCAATGATTTTGGGTTCCCGCACAGCAAATCGCTGGGTCTTTTGACGGGATCGAATATGTCAGGCAAGTCGACCTTCCTGCGTACTATGGGGATCAATCAGATTCTGGCCAATATGGGGGCGCCGGTCTTTGCCGACAGCTATCAGACTGTGCCGATGAAAGTGGAAACCTGTATTGAAGTCAGCGATTCCCTGCGTGATGGATATTCGTATTTCTATGCGGAAGTTCGTCGCCTGCGCGATATTCTGCAGACCGCAGCCACGAACACGCCGGTGCTGTATCTGATTGACGAAATCTTCCGCGGAACCAACAACCGCGAACGTCAGATTGGTTCGCGTGCAGTGATTCAAACTTTGGCCAATGAAAAGACTTCTTTGGGCTTTATTTCCACTCACGATCTGGAACTGACCGTTTTGGAACAAAGCAGTCCGTCGGTGATGAATCTGCACTTCCGTGAAGACATCGACAGCTCCGGTAAAATGGTTTTCCATTATCATCTGAATCAAGGCCCATGTCCTACGACCAACGCCCTAAGAATTATGGCCGCTGAAGGTATAAAGGTAGATGAAGTCTGA
- a CDS encoding L,D-transpeptidase family protein, which yields MRVAVSSLVLTLFVLVSTTANAAAVDYSSALSQLSLSEMRQAALGIWKHGMNPKTYWTDRLETLYRSGGNLEKTLRPQANQAFLRMLRDLQIGSVDPVNVGRDVKLVRRDFLTPKQFQMIALAAGNDAQSFVNLVAPQNAPYIGVQAAMQKIYPHCIDGTWQEIVPLTTPLRLYSIHPVIRQIKSRLALLGYPMNNLDDRFDGDLLKAVTDIQWNMRIRPDGEISPKGKVWSFLSVSCMDRVRQIQVDLEKMRWFPQYFEKKYIFVNLAMSYFIMMDVATEWPRVMSFRTINGRPARKSPTMRDEITNVIINPYWVVPPTIFYEDKVNDLKDLTSEQIREYFDSHHYEAWVGGFRRKVDPTTIDWKGIADGTVDPDIIIRQLPHLGNALGVLKFDLTNSFAIYLHDTNQRELFDTPMRQLSSGCVRLEKPLDLAEYLLEDTPWDRQTIASMMARPGEVVAKPTEIPVPSYKRLPVYTAYLTSMMNSDEVVRFVDDIYGQNNAVLRYLDGRF from the coding sequence ATGCGAGTGGCAGTGTCGTCACTGGTTCTGACTTTATTTGTACTTGTCTCCACGACAGCCAACGCCGCTGCCGTCGACTACAGTTCGGCATTAAGCCAACTGAGTCTTTCGGAAATGCGCCAGGCTGCATTGGGAATTTGGAAACATGGAATGAATCCGAAGACCTATTGGACTGACCGTCTGGAAACTTTGTATCGCAGCGGGGGAAATCTTGAAAAGACCCTGCGCCCGCAGGCCAATCAGGCTTTCTTGCGCATGCTGCGGGACCTGCAAATTGGCAGTGTTGATCCGGTGAACGTCGGTCGCGATGTCAAATTGGTGCGACGGGATTTTTTAACGCCCAAGCAGTTTCAAATGATCGCTTTGGCAGCGGGAAATGATGCTCAGAGCTTTGTAAATCTGGTGGCTCCGCAAAACGCTCCTTATATAGGTGTGCAGGCGGCGATGCAGAAAATATATCCCCACTGTATTGATGGCACCTGGCAGGAAATTGTGCCGCTGACGACGCCGTTGCGTTTGTATTCGATTCATCCGGTGATTCGTCAGATCAAGAGCCGTCTGGCTTTGCTGGGCTATCCGATGAACAACCTCGATGATCGCTTCGACGGCGATCTGCTGAAGGCTGTGACAGATATTCAGTGGAACATGCGCATTCGTCCTGATGGCGAGATTTCGCCCAAGGGTAAAGTCTGGTCGTTCTTAAGTGTGTCGTGCATGGATCGTGTCCGTCAGATTCAGGTGGATCTGGAAAAAATGCGCTGGTTCCCGCAGTACTTCGAAAAAAAGTACATCTTCGTGAACTTGGCGATGTCGTATTTCATCATGATGGATGTGGCGACCGAATGGCCCCGGGTGATGAGCTTCCGCACGATCAATGGTCGTCCGGCGCGCAAGTCTCCAACGATGCGTGATGAGATCACCAATGTGATTATCAACCCTTACTGGGTGGTGCCACCTACGATCTTTTATGAAGATAAGGTCAATGACCTGAAAGATCTGACCAGTGAGCAGATTCGGGAATACTTTGATTCCCACCACTATGAGGCCTGGGTGGGTGGCTTCCGCCGCAAGGTGGATCCGACCACGATTGACTGGAAGGGGATCGCGGACGGGACGGTGGATCCGGATATTATCATCCGTCAGCTGCCGCATCTGGGAAATGCCCTGGGAGTGCTTAAGTTTGATCTGACCAACAGCTTTGCGATCTATCTGCATGACACGAATCAGCGGGAGCTGTTTGATACGCCGATGCGCCAGCTTAGTTCCGGATGTGTACGTTTGGAAAAGCCACTGGATCTGGCCGAATACCTTTTGGAGGACACTCCGTGGGACCGGCAGACGATCGCATCGATGATGGCGCGGCCGGGGGAAGTGGTGGCAAAGCCCACCGAGATTCCGGTGCCATCTTACAAGCGCTTGCCGGTGTATACGGCGTATTTAACGTCGATGATGAACTCGGACGAAGTGGTGCGGTTTGTAGATGATATCTATGGTCAGAACAATGCGGTTCTGCGGTATTTGGATGGACGTTTTTAA
- a CDS encoding zinc-dependent metalloprotease family protein has translation MKALWVTLASVFICSAATATEQEDITRAHLPKIDAEVEWILGDKTPKRATGNQAWFYGNKFTFVYNTGSPANSADISVGYFLYRTYDMYCALKKQKAFCLGSKLHVTFSMKGSEADAGRTVYVRTAKGSFASNYLQEARRRFFEHLEAIGGNVPDRNRVYALLDADKILRIRTDMVVTFDDAGNGNTAWKKFFYSREVLARAAKVLGNIVGFDLKSRSTIRSTSLYKDKSQLPHLKRAQSGSGGSKIQTVVSGPGTTSSSGLSWVGKNYRPHFAMRSRYNDWSSTAKYATASAYDNTAKIYLHELGHNMGLDHCGKNQKTLCTDNFFNLNDGRSTLLNYLKQVGGVKVTYAF, from the coding sequence ATGAAAGCGTTGTGGGTAACTCTGGCATCAGTATTTATCTGTTCAGCGGCAACGGCTACGGAACAAGAGGATATCACCAGAGCGCATCTGCCAAAGATTGATGCTGAAGTGGAATGGATCCTGGGGGACAAGACCCCAAAGCGTGCGACTGGAAACCAAGCCTGGTTTTACGGCAACAAATTCACTTTTGTCTATAACACGGGTTCTCCGGCGAATTCGGCGGATATTTCTGTGGGTTACTTTTTGTACCGCACTTATGACATGTACTGTGCGTTGAAAAAGCAAAAGGCATTCTGTCTGGGTTCGAAGCTGCATGTGACATTTTCGATGAAGGGCTCGGAAGCTGATGCCGGTCGCACGGTCTATGTGCGCACAGCCAAAGGCAGTTTTGCCAGCAATTACCTTCAAGAGGCGCGTCGTCGGTTCTTCGAACACTTGGAAGCCATCGGCGGCAATGTGCCGGATCGCAACCGTGTGTATGCTTTGTTGGATGCAGACAAAATCCTGCGTATTCGCACTGATATGGTTGTGACTTTCGATGACGCCGGAAATGGCAATACTGCATGGAAGAAATTCTTCTATTCCCGTGAAGTTCTGGCTCGCGCGGCGAAGGTGTTGGGGAATATCGTGGGATTTGATTTGAAATCCCGTTCGACTATTCGTTCAACTTCACTTTACAAGGACAAATCACAGTTGCCGCATCTGAAAAGAGCGCAAAGCGGTTCGGGTGGCAGCAAGATTCAGACGGTGGTGTCGGGTCCGGGTACGACAAGTTCTTCCGGATTGTCTTGGGTGGGCAAGAACTATCGTCCGCACTTTGCCATGCGCTCAAGGTACAACGACTGGTCCAGCACCGCTAAATATGCAACAGCTTCGGCTTACGACAACACTGCCAAGATCTACTTGCATGAGCTGGGACACAACATGGGACTGGATCATTGCGGTAAAAACCAGAAGACCCTTTGTACAGATAACTTCTTTAACTTGAATGACGGCCGCTCCACTTTGTTGAATTATCTGAAACAGGTTGGTGGTGTGAAGGTGACTTATGCGTTCTAA
- a CDS encoding class I SAM-dependent methyltransferase — protein MKNFDTAVAQDYDQDIRRKIPGYDLIQDLLASVLHTEFASAPHLLVAGSGTGEEMLRLGTQHPDWRMDGIEPSAAMIATAVSRTQKTKFKSNLRFFESTIQDYHTDEMYDGALSVLVSHFLPDDGQKEKYFAALAGMLKLGAPLIVIDMMKQADPVGDKHIASTYFWAKYNGMPEDALRNFPLRLRSMFFPITEDRLREICAPYGLIVEGKFVQSLSTQGFILRKIT, from the coding sequence ATGAAAAACTTCGACACTGCCGTAGCTCAGGATTATGACCAGGACATTCGCCGCAAGATCCCCGGATACGATCTGATCCAGGACCTGCTGGCTTCTGTACTGCACACCGAGTTTGCCTCGGCCCCTCATTTGCTGGTGGCTGGCAGTGGCACCGGTGAAGAGATGTTACGCTTGGGCACACAGCACCCAGACTGGCGCATGGATGGGATTGAACCTTCCGCCGCCATGATCGCCACAGCGGTCAGTCGTACACAAAAAACAAAGTTCAAAAGCAATCTGCGTTTCTTCGAATCAACCATCCAGGATTACCACACTGACGAAATGTACGACGGAGCCTTGTCCGTTTTGGTGTCACATTTTCTGCCCGATGACGGCCAAAAAGAAAAGTATTTCGCCGCACTGGCGGGAATGCTGAAACTAGGCGCACCATTAATTGTCATTGATATGATGAAACAAGCCGACCCGGTAGGCGACAAACACATCGCTTCCACTTACTTCTGGGCCAAATACAACGGCATGCCCGAAGACGCTTTAAGAAATTTCCCCTTAAGACTGCGCTCCATGTTCTTTCCGATTACTGAAGACCGCCTCAGAGAAATCTGCGCCCCCTACGGTTTGATAGTAGAAGGCAAATTCGTGCAGTCCCTCTCTACCCAAGGCTTCATCCTCAGAAAAATCACCTAA
- a CDS encoding HdeD family acid-resistance protein has product MRRISTQLIFLGCVYLILGATALAFASAATLASVMVLGVVLFCVGVAQIVYGIQGRKEGQLWPHLGLGCLALVCAALIARNPIENTLGLTLAVSFLLIASGLTKFIGAVTERSLGWGWFAGSGLISLLLGGLILATFPVSAFWTIGTLVGVDLVAAGIATMGLGISIKEIREDLREAGYNSSKMTKADRRHYERDRDEDSRTPPLH; this is encoded by the coding sequence ATGAGAAGAATATCAACTCAGCTTATTTTTTTGGGATGTGTCTATCTGATTCTCGGGGCCACCGCCCTGGCATTTGCTTCGGCGGCGACCTTGGCATCAGTGATGGTCCTGGGGGTGGTTTTGTTCTGCGTGGGTGTTGCCCAGATCGTGTACGGGATCCAAGGGCGCAAGGAAGGGCAGCTGTGGCCTCATTTGGGGTTGGGATGTCTGGCGCTGGTGTGTGCTGCCTTGATTGCTCGCAACCCGATTGAAAACACTTTAGGACTGACCTTGGCTGTCAGCTTTCTGCTGATCGCCAGTGGGCTGACGAAGTTTATCGGTGCCGTAACCGAGCGTTCGTTGGGCTGGGGGTGGTTCGCGGGCAGTGGCTTGATCTCGCTTCTTTTGGGTGGATTGATACTGGCGACGTTCCCGGTGTCGGCGTTCTGGACTATTGGAACGCTGGTGGGTGTGGATTTGGTCGCGGCAGGGATTGCCACCATGGGCCTTGGTATTTCGATCAAAGAGATACGCGAAGACCTGCGTGAAGCGGGTTATAACAGTTCCAAGATGACCAAGGCGGATCGACGTCACTATGAACGGGACCGCGACGAGGATTCTCGCACGCCGCCGCTACATTAA